In a single window of the Hoyosella subflava DQS3-9A1 genome:
- a CDS encoding TetR/AcrR family transcriptional regulator has translation MPRVSEEHLSARREQILSAAWRCFARNGFHMTSMQDILSEADLSAGAVYRYFPGKLDLIKATAERVSYGLTAAFDTLDAVEPVPPPAEAFGFFASTMLQYIASQTEDLTRVAMHVWSEALREKEISDQVKTVGTAVLARWMNTASRWKDAGHIAQTAEVRDVAKVMYSAMVGFIVQRNLLGDLTVEQYVSGLDALIHSSAAPVSSDTD, from the coding sequence ATGCCACGCGTCTCTGAAGAGCACCTCAGCGCCCGGCGGGAACAGATTCTTTCGGCAGCGTGGCGCTGTTTCGCACGCAACGGCTTCCACATGACGTCGATGCAGGACATTCTTTCCGAAGCAGACCTCTCCGCAGGTGCCGTGTACCGCTACTTTCCGGGCAAGCTCGACCTGATCAAAGCCACTGCAGAACGGGTCTCCTACGGTCTCACTGCTGCGTTCGACACGCTCGACGCCGTTGAGCCAGTACCGCCTCCCGCGGAAGCATTCGGGTTCTTTGCATCCACGATGCTGCAATACATCGCGTCGCAGACCGAAGACCTGACGCGCGTCGCCATGCATGTGTGGTCGGAGGCACTTCGCGAAAAGGAGATCAGCGATCAAGTCAAAACGGTCGGTACGGCGGTTCTTGCACGGTGGATGAATACCGCCTCGCGCTGGAAGGACGCTGGCCATATCGCACAAACCGCCGAGGTACGCGATGTTGCCAAAGTGATGTACAGCGCGATGGTCGGCTTCATCGTCCAGCGAAATCTGCTGGGCGACCTTACGGTGGAACAATACGTTTCGGGCCTCGATGCGCTGATTCACAGTTCCGCGGCGCCGGTGAGTTCCGACACGGATTGA